A part of Polynucleobacter sp. MG-Unter2-18 genomic DNA contains:
- a CDS encoding symmetrical bis(5'-nucleosyl)-tetraphosphatase translates to MNKIYAVGDIQGCTPSLKALVKKLPAQSKMIFLGDLVNRGPDSLGTLRYLKKLQEEKRIECILGNHDLHLLAVDAGIRKTKGLDTVQPILNAPDRAELMNWLRYRPMALSNGKVLTVHAGVLPQWDLQQTIECAQEVEKALRKKSYKDFLANMYGNTPNKWSNSLKGYERLRVITNALTRIRFCTPAGTMEFESKEGIEDGPKGYVPWFKTPKRKTQDALIYFGHWSTLGLLQHENVIGLDTGCVWGGKLTAMEVPESGKPSKDLKIIQADGYDHPLRM, encoded by the coding sequence ATGAACAAGATCTATGCTGTAGGTGATATTCAGGGCTGTACGCCCTCTTTGAAGGCACTCGTCAAAAAGCTCCCCGCACAGTCCAAGATGATTTTTTTAGGTGACCTGGTGAATCGGGGCCCTGACTCATTAGGCACCCTACGTTACCTCAAGAAATTACAAGAAGAGAAACGCATTGAGTGCATTCTCGGAAATCACGATCTCCATTTGCTTGCGGTAGATGCTGGCATCCGAAAAACTAAAGGGCTTGATACCGTACAACCGATTCTAAATGCACCCGATAGAGCAGAATTAATGAATTGGCTACGCTATAGGCCAATGGCTCTGAGTAACGGAAAAGTACTCACTGTTCATGCAGGAGTTCTACCACAATGGGACCTGCAGCAAACAATTGAGTGTGCACAGGAAGTAGAAAAAGCGCTACGTAAAAAATCCTATAAAGATTTCTTAGCGAATATGTATGGCAACACACCAAATAAGTGGAGTAACTCTCTTAAAGGTTATGAGCGTTTACGCGTCATCACCAATGCACTGACCCGCATTCGTTTTTGTACTCCTGCCGGTACAATGGAATTCGAGAGTAAAGAAGGTATTGAAGATGGCCCCAAAGGCTATGTCCCTTGGTTTAAAACTCCTAAACGAAAAACGCAAGACGCCCTGATTTACTTCGGGCACTGGTCAACTCTAGGACTACTCCAACATGAAAATGTCATTGGCCTCGATACAGGCTGCGTCTGGGGTGGAAAACTGACTGCCATGGAAGTTCCAGAATCAGGTAAACCAAGCAAGGATCTAAAAATTATCCAAGCAGATGGCTACGACCATCCACTCAGAATGTAA
- a CDS encoding deoxyribodipyrimidine photo-lyase, giving the protein MKKALVWLRRDLRLHDNAALHHALKNNAQVWLTFIFDTDILDPLKSGDLDTSGLKHDRRVDFIWQGLKQIDEQLRKQGGGLIFQFGKSTICIPKIAETLGVNTVYINHDYEPLAITRDNSIAKTLDKLGIELKTFKDQVIFEKKEILTNSNTVFSIFTPYKNNWLKTLQEKDIAAYDCDPKKGQLAAIPKSLEASLPSLESMGFSPTGIEAYLPPGSEGGQSFLEDFLHRIDQYQIGRDFPAIKGVSYLSTHLRFGMLSIRGLVREAHRRMLVGSMGATIWLSELIWRDFYFMILANHPRLAEGAAFKPDYDNIEWESGATAKKLFKAWCDGKTGYPLVDAAMCQLNQSGYMHNRLRMVVASFLTKDLGIDWRWGEMYFAKHLNDFELSSNNGGWQWASSSGCDAQPYFRIFNPITQSQKFDPEGKFIRRYLPQLDKLSKKSIHAPWESGHIELEAAGILLGRDYPLPVVNHDEARKKTLVRYSVVKKVSPESTTD; this is encoded by the coding sequence ATGAAAAAAGCTCTCGTTTGGCTACGCCGTGATTTACGCCTGCATGACAATGCCGCGCTTCATCACGCCCTAAAAAATAATGCCCAAGTTTGGCTAACGTTTATTTTCGATACTGATATTTTGGATCCTCTCAAGTCCGGAGATCTTGATACAAGTGGCCTCAAACATGATCGCCGCGTAGACTTTATTTGGCAAGGTTTGAAGCAAATCGACGAGCAATTACGCAAGCAAGGTGGCGGATTGATTTTTCAGTTTGGCAAATCCACTATATGCATTCCGAAGATTGCTGAGACTCTAGGTGTTAATACCGTTTATATCAATCATGACTATGAGCCCTTAGCAATTACCCGTGATAACTCTATAGCCAAAACACTAGACAAGCTTGGCATTGAATTAAAGACTTTCAAAGATCAAGTGATTTTTGAGAAGAAAGAAATTCTGACTAACTCGAATACGGTGTTTTCAATCTTTACGCCCTACAAGAACAACTGGCTAAAGACGCTACAAGAAAAAGATATTGCCGCTTATGACTGTGATCCTAAAAAAGGTCAGTTAGCTGCTATCCCCAAATCATTAGAGGCGTCCCTCCCATCTCTAGAATCTATGGGCTTTAGCCCGACAGGTATTGAGGCTTACTTGCCTCCGGGATCAGAAGGTGGCCAGAGTTTCTTGGAGGACTTCCTCCATCGCATCGATCAATACCAAATCGGCCGAGATTTCCCTGCCATTAAAGGGGTGAGCTATCTCTCTACACACCTGCGCTTTGGCATGCTATCCATTCGCGGCTTAGTACGCGAAGCCCACCGCCGCATGCTCGTTGGCAGTATGGGTGCAACGATCTGGTTAAGCGAACTGATTTGGCGTGATTTTTATTTCATGATTCTGGCCAATCACCCGCGCCTTGCTGAGGGTGCCGCTTTCAAACCTGACTATGACAATATCGAATGGGAAAGCGGTGCCACTGCTAAGAAGTTATTTAAAGCTTGGTGTGATGGCAAGACGGGCTACCCATTGGTAGATGCTGCCATGTGCCAACTCAACCAAAGTGGATATATGCACAATCGCCTGCGCATGGTAGTTGCCAGCTTTCTTACTAAAGATTTAGGTATTGATTGGCGCTGGGGAGAGATGTATTTTGCAAAACACCTCAATGACTTTGAACTGTCTTCCAACAATGGTGGATGGCAGTGGGCCTCTTCATCGGGATGTGATGCGCAGCCCTACTTCCGCATCTTCAATCCGATTACCCAGTCCCAAAAGTTCGATCCTGAAGGAAAGTTTATTCGTCGGTACTTACCTCAACTAGACAAGCTCTCCAAGAAGTCAATTCATGCGCCTTGGGAATCCGGCCATATTGAACTAGAGGCTGCTGGCATTCTTCTGGGTCGCGACTATCCCCTGCCAGTTGTTAATCATGATGAAGCACGCAAAAAGACCTTGGTGCGTTATAGCGTTGTCAAAAAAGTCAGCCCAGAATCTACGACCGATTAA
- a CDS encoding YdcF family protein, which yields MDTLFFVFSKLVQFCIEPLNWVIGFVAISLLFLSLRKPHLCKRFLLFALADLLLVGWLPTSEVFLRALEDGVPKVQLAQTSEADFGGIIILGGAIEGGEIALDRGEISIGSAAERVTKAFELIRKYSDLPFIFSGFSGRLSPVGMSEADAFKQLVYEQGLQDKKAHYENQSRNTYENAVLMKPMILDLGAKIAKEADAPPKPWLLITSASHMYRSVKIFQKQGIAVIPVPVDYQTGLRLHWGSFDLTEGARQWNNLLHETVGLLAYWITGKI from the coding sequence ATGGATACATTATTTTTCGTTTTTTCAAAACTAGTGCAGTTTTGCATTGAGCCTCTCAACTGGGTCATTGGTTTTGTAGCGATCAGCTTGTTATTTCTGAGCCTGAGAAAACCCCATTTGTGCAAACGATTCTTACTGTTCGCTTTGGCAGACTTATTACTGGTTGGATGGCTCCCTACTTCTGAGGTCTTTTTGAGGGCTCTTGAAGATGGCGTGCCTAAAGTTCAACTTGCACAGACGTCAGAAGCAGACTTTGGTGGAATTATTATTTTGGGGGGCGCGATTGAGGGCGGTGAAATCGCTCTGGATCGGGGTGAGATCTCTATTGGATCCGCTGCTGAGCGTGTTACCAAAGCCTTTGAACTCATTCGCAAATATTCTGATCTGCCATTCATTTTTAGCGGCTTCTCTGGCCGCCTATCGCCCGTAGGAATGTCCGAGGCGGATGCTTTTAAGCAATTGGTTTATGAGCAGGGTTTGCAAGATAAAAAAGCCCATTATGAAAACCAGTCCCGCAATACCTATGAAAATGCCGTATTGATGAAGCCTATGATCTTGGATTTAGGGGCTAAAATCGCCAAAGAGGCTGATGCACCACCAAAACCTTGGCTGCTGATTACTTCAGCATCACACATGTACCGGTCAGTAAAGATTTTCCAAAAACAGGGGATTGCGGTAATTCCTGTTCCAGTGGATTACCAAACGGGGCTCAGATTGCATTGGGGCTCTTTTGATCTGACGGAGGGTGCCCGACAGTGGAATAACCTCCTGCATGAGACGGTTGGTCTTCTGGCCTACTGGATCACTGGAAAGATCTAA
- a CDS encoding YqgE/AlgH family protein produces the protein MAYSADHLANQFLIAMPGMADPNFAGSVIYLFEHTERGAMGLMINRPTELDMGALFEKIEVKLETEPVSEQSVYFGGPVQIERGFVLHEPTTEVAYSSSLAIPGGLTMTTSKDVLEAVAAGSGPSKFLMTLGYAGWSAGQLEEEITLNGWINVPLSQQQMIEIIFNTPSIKRYERTMGLLGFDPSHLSGEAGHA, from the coding sequence ATTGCTTATTCTGCTGATCATTTAGCAAACCAATTTCTGATTGCTATGCCTGGGATGGCCGATCCCAATTTTGCAGGTTCAGTTATCTATCTTTTTGAGCATACTGAACGGGGTGCAATGGGCTTGATGATTAATCGCCCGACCGAACTCGATATGGGTGCCTTATTTGAGAAAATTGAGGTCAAGCTAGAGACTGAGCCAGTATCTGAACAGTCGGTCTATTTTGGTGGCCCAGTGCAAATCGAGCGGGGTTTTGTCTTGCACGAGCCCACTACAGAGGTAGCTTATAGCTCTTCCTTAGCTATTCCAGGAGGCTTGACCATGACGACATCTAAGGATGTACTTGAGGCCGTTGCAGCTGGTTCTGGGCCCAGTAAGTTCTTAATGACCTTAGGTTATGCGGGCTGGAGTGCTGGTCAGCTTGAAGAGGAGATTACCCTCAATGGCTGGATCAACGTTCCCTTATCCCAACAGCAAATGATTGAGATTATTTTTAATACTCCCTCTATCAAGCGCTATGAGCGGACGATGGGTCTTTTGGGGTTTGATCCATCCCATCTATCTGGTGAGGCAGGGCATGCCTGA
- the ruvX gene encoding Holliday junction resolvase RuvX: MPESIHKGAELTVMAFDFGTRRIGIAVGNTLTKAGQPLKIIEEPSEDVRFKAIQTLIKEWQPNRLVVGLPCHPDGAEHEMSAKARRFGNQLQGRFHLPVEWVDERYTSAVLEGNPDMQDNLDAQSAALILDQYFLEKNWIS; this comes from the coding sequence ATGCCTGAGAGTATTCATAAGGGCGCAGAGTTGACCGTAATGGCTTTTGACTTTGGGACGAGACGAATTGGTATTGCTGTTGGAAATACTCTGACCAAAGCTGGCCAGCCATTAAAGATTATTGAGGAGCCATCTGAGGATGTGAGATTTAAGGCTATTCAGACCCTCATCAAAGAGTGGCAACCAAATCGGTTGGTGGTGGGGCTGCCTTGTCACCCTGACGGTGCCGAACATGAAATGAGTGCAAAGGCCCGCCGCTTTGGTAATCAGCTACAGGGACGCTTTCATTTACCAGTGGAGTGGGTGGACGAGCGCTATACCTCAGCTGTTTTAGAGGGAAATCCGGACATGCAAGACAATTTGGATGCGCAGTCTGCAGCCTTAATTTTGGACCAGTATTTTCTTGAAAAGAATTGGATTAGTTGA
- the pyrR gene encoding bifunctional pyr operon transcriptional regulator/uracil phosphoribosyltransferase PyrR: MNAEQSYRKLLEAIKHRKDANEVFELAGLAMGGAWIAERLATDLNLTHYGVINVAFHRDDYAEKGMAALSTASTMSTNLPFEVNGANIILLDDVLLTGRTVRAALNELFDFGRPAQVQLMVLADRKNRELPISADFVGEQVSIPDNQILVLEKDDAGKFSFQLEARIA; the protein is encoded by the coding sequence ATGAATGCAGAGCAGTCGTATCGGAAACTATTGGAGGCAATCAAGCATCGTAAAGATGCAAATGAGGTCTTTGAGTTGGCTGGTCTTGCGATGGGTGGCGCCTGGATTGCGGAGCGTTTGGCTACCGATCTCAATTTGACCCACTACGGCGTGATTAATGTGGCTTTTCATCGGGATGATTATGCGGAGAAAGGAATGGCTGCGCTTAGTACTGCCAGTACTATGTCCACTAATCTTCCCTTTGAGGTGAATGGCGCAAACATTATCTTGCTCGATGATGTTTTATTGACTGGCCGTACCGTTCGAGCAGCCCTTAATGAGTTATTTGACTTTGGTCGGCCGGCACAAGTGCAGTTGATGGTATTGGCCGATCGTAAGAATCGTGAGTTACCAATCTCTGCTGATTTTGTGGGGGAGCAAGTAAGTATTCCAGACAATCAAATATTGGTTTTAGAAAAAGATGATGCTGGCAAGTTCAGCTTCCAATTAGAGGCGCGTATAGCATGA
- a CDS encoding aspartate carbamoyltransferase catalytic subunit, which translates to MSIDTTLVNDSLSSLVNQFNSIGELTHLLTLEGLPKEQILHILDTAQQFVSITDPAREVKKVPLLRGKSVFNLFFENSTRTRTTFEIAAKRLSADVINLDISTSSTAKGESLLDTIDNLVAMQADIFVVRHSVSRAPIEIAQHVPPHVHVVNAGDGSHQHPTQGLLDMYTMRHFKKDFSGLKVAIVGDIVHSRVAKSNICALRTLGCTDIRAIGPESLLPSDLDMLGVKVFHSMEEGLKGVDVVMTLRIQKERMETGQVPEGDAFFKKYGLTPTRLALAKPDAIVMHPGPMNRGVEIDSSVADGPQSVILNQVTFGIAVRMAVMSIVAGN; encoded by the coding sequence ATGAGCATAGATACCACGTTAGTTAATGACTCATTGAGCAGTCTTGTAAACCAATTTAATAGTATTGGTGAATTAACTCATCTTCTCACCCTAGAGGGTTTACCTAAAGAGCAGATTCTGCATATTTTGGATACTGCTCAGCAGTTTGTGAGTATTACTGATCCTGCTAGAGAGGTAAAAAAAGTACCTCTATTGCGAGGTAAAAGCGTATTCAATCTCTTTTTTGAGAACTCCACCCGTACGCGTACCACTTTTGAGATCGCTGCCAAACGTTTATCGGCCGATGTAATTAATCTGGATATCTCCACTTCTTCTACGGCTAAAGGTGAGAGTCTTCTAGATACGATTGATAATTTGGTGGCTATGCAAGCGGATATTTTTGTTGTACGCCACAGCGTCTCTCGGGCGCCGATTGAGATTGCTCAGCATGTTCCACCACATGTGCACGTTGTCAACGCGGGTGATGGTAGCCATCAGCATCCTACGCAAGGCTTGCTTGATATGTATACGATGCGCCATTTTAAGAAAGACTTTAGCGGGCTAAAAGTTGCTATCGTTGGCGATATCGTGCATAGCCGTGTTGCTAAATCCAATATCTGCGCATTGAGAACTTTGGGTTGTACTGATATCAGAGCTATTGGCCCTGAGAGCCTGCTGCCAAGTGACTTGGACATGCTTGGAGTTAAGGTCTTCCATAGCATGGAAGAGGGCCTTAAAGGCGTTGATGTAGTGATGACTCTACGTATTCAGAAAGAGCGCATGGAAACTGGTCAGGTGCCTGAGGGCGATGCCTTCTTTAAGAAATATGGCTTAACTCCCACACGCCTTGCCTTGGCTAAACCAGATGCCATTGTGATGCACCCAGGCCCAATGAATCGTGGCGTAGAGATAGATTCATCAGTTGCAGATGGTCCTCAATCCGTCATCTTGAATCAAGTGACCTTTGGTATTGCGGTGCGGATGGCAGTGATGTCGATTGTTGCGGGGAATTAG
- a CDS encoding glycosyltransferase: MTRILIVYQSKPAIVPGLEKGFENAEVETITFLANEHHHWVDKYVFHAINKWAHNLRILKKGKFLFSRHSLTHWNYLNTELVKFYKENNPDFVFFIHGIHYSESTLSQIKAPKVAWLVDPVQDPKRLTLFAANLGWYFSYSKIAISILNGLGFENTSYLPHAVDHNEFRYIPGTKKSIDISFVGKHSVHREKFILAALEVTNKVNLYGSRWVAPALSKPSLLKAIKGIECYGEKLNKLYNSSKVVLSIIAKPENILETQSGINMRPYEILASGSVLCSDNYDELHPELINNQNLILFNNIDEFKQSLYTLLKDKQKIENVSASGRKFIEGRFSYDEMAKTILAKFKEIQDGISS; this comes from the coding sequence ATGACCCGCATCCTTATTGTTTATCAATCTAAGCCAGCTATCGTTCCAGGACTGGAAAAGGGGTTTGAAAATGCTGAGGTAGAAACAATTACCTTCCTGGCAAATGAACATCACCATTGGGTCGATAAATACGTATTCCACGCGATTAACAAGTGGGCCCACAACCTTCGGATTCTTAAAAAGGGGAAATTTCTTTTTTCAAGACATTCATTAACGCATTGGAACTATCTCAATACAGAGCTAGTGAAGTTTTACAAAGAAAATAATCCTGATTTCGTATTTTTTATACACGGCATTCATTATTCAGAATCAACACTCTCTCAAATTAAAGCCCCTAAGGTTGCCTGGCTTGTGGATCCCGTTCAAGACCCCAAGAGGCTGACCTTATTTGCCGCGAATCTTGGTTGGTATTTTTCTTACAGCAAGATTGCGATAAGCATCTTGAATGGGCTAGGATTTGAAAATACAAGTTATTTGCCACACGCAGTCGACCATAATGAATTCCGCTATATTCCCGGTACTAAAAAATCAATTGACATCTCCTTCGTTGGAAAACATAGCGTACACCGGGAGAAATTTATTCTAGCGGCATTAGAGGTAACCAATAAAGTTAATCTCTATGGCTCAAGGTGGGTAGCACCTGCTTTATCTAAGCCATCTCTACTTAAGGCAATTAAAGGTATTGAGTGCTACGGGGAAAAGTTAAATAAGCTCTACAACTCATCCAAAGTGGTTCTGAGCATTATTGCAAAACCAGAAAATATACTAGAGACTCAAAGCGGAATCAACATGAGGCCTTATGAAATTTTGGCTTCGGGATCAGTTCTTTGTTCCGATAATTACGATGAACTCCACCCAGAATTGATTAATAATCAGAATTTAATTCTTTTTAATAATATTGATGAATTCAAGCAATCACTCTATACGCTGCTTAAGGACAAGCAAAAAATTGAGAATGTTTCAGCATCAGGAAGAAAATTCATTGAAGGCCGCTTTTCTTATGATGAAATGGCGAAGACTATTCTTGCTAAATTTAAAGAAATTCAAGACGGCATATCTTCATAG
- a CDS encoding methyltransferase domain-containing protein, with product MMFRSLSHIVDMEEVEDLEPFYSKFRANSSSNANSKTLDLGCGGIPRNPFKADLLYGIDIRDNANPNIARSDLAQEGIPHGDASMDYITAFDFIEHVPRVVYLPQIRYSFIELMNEVYRVLTPGGLFLTQTPVYPFSACFTDPTHINPITSETFSQYFDDQRQWGRMYGFNGAFKIESQVRHSTHLISVLRKV from the coding sequence ATGATGTTTCGGTCTCTTAGTCATATTGTGGATATGGAAGAGGTTGAAGATCTAGAGCCTTTCTACTCTAAATTCCGAGCCAACTCGTCTAGCAATGCAAATTCGAAGACTTTGGATCTGGGGTGCGGGGGTATTCCTAGGAATCCATTTAAGGCAGATCTTCTTTATGGGATTGATATCCGAGATAACGCTAATCCCAACATTGCTAGATCTGATCTTGCGCAAGAGGGAATTCCCCATGGAGATGCCTCCATGGACTACATTACCGCATTTGATTTTATCGAGCACGTTCCTCGGGTTGTTTATTTGCCGCAAATTCGCTACTCTTTTATAGAGTTAATGAATGAGGTTTATCGCGTTCTTACTCCTGGCGGACTCTTTCTGACTCAAACCCCTGTATACCCCTTTTCCGCATGCTTCACAGATCCAACTCATATCAATCCAATAACGAGTGAAACGTTCTCCCAATATTTTGATGATCAACGTCAGTGGGGCAGGATGTATGGATTCAATGGTGCCTTCAAGATAGAGAGTCAAGTTCGCCATTCGACCCATTTAATCAGTGTGCTGAGAAAAGTTTGA
- the galE gene encoding UDP-glucose 4-epimerase GalE, translating to MKTILVTGGAGYIGSHTVVALQESGHRVVILDNLCNSKAITLKSIEKISAQAPAFYSGEIRDRTLLRDIFANHPITGVIHFAGLKAVGESQSEPLKYYDNNVTGSITILEEMIRAKVETFVFSSSATVYGEPGATQYQEDMPTAPINVYGRTKLMVEEILRDSAKANPSLKVACLRYFNPVGAHLSGLIGENPVGKPNNLMPYIGQIALGILPKLKVFGNDYPTPDGTGLRDYIHVDDLAQGHLLALRYLKDHPGALTINLGTGKPYSVLEMIATFEKVSGKKIPYDLVERRSGDLAEYYANSDLAKTVLGWEAKHGIERMCEDTWRFYKQLDSAQS from the coding sequence ATGAAGACAATTTTGGTCACTGGTGGCGCCGGATACATAGGTTCGCACACTGTAGTAGCCCTACAAGAGAGTGGCCACAGAGTCGTGATATTGGACAACCTTTGCAATAGCAAAGCAATCACCCTTAAAAGTATTGAAAAGATTAGCGCCCAAGCTCCTGCTTTTTACTCAGGTGAAATTCGAGATCGCACTTTACTAAGGGATATCTTTGCAAATCACCCCATTACTGGGGTGATTCATTTTGCAGGATTAAAGGCGGTGGGCGAGTCCCAAAGCGAACCCCTTAAGTATTACGACAATAATGTGACTGGCAGTATCACGATCCTAGAAGAGATGATTAGGGCCAAAGTTGAGACCTTTGTATTTTCTTCGTCTGCAACCGTATATGGAGAGCCAGGGGCCACTCAATACCAAGAGGATATGCCCACTGCCCCTATTAATGTCTATGGCCGCACAAAACTCATGGTTGAGGAAATACTCAGGGATAGCGCTAAAGCCAACCCTAGCCTTAAAGTTGCCTGCTTACGCTACTTTAACCCCGTAGGAGCCCATCTATCAGGCTTAATTGGCGAGAACCCTGTTGGGAAACCTAATAACCTAATGCCCTATATTGGCCAGATTGCTTTAGGCATCCTCCCAAAATTGAAAGTATTTGGGAATGATTACCCAACACCAGATGGCACCGGCCTCAGAGACTATATCCACGTTGATGATCTAGCCCAAGGCCATTTACTTGCATTGCGGTATCTAAAGGATCATCCTGGAGCCCTCACAATCAATTTAGGAACTGGAAAACCCTATAGTGTTTTAGAAATGATTGCCACCTTTGAAAAAGTCAGTGGCAAGAAAATTCCATACGATTTAGTAGAGCGAAGATCTGGAGACTTGGCGGAGTATTATGCAAATTCAGACCTAGCCAAAACAGTCCTAGGCTGGGAAGCAAAACATGGAATTGAGAGGATGTGCGAGGATACTTGGCGCTTCTATAAGCAATTAGATTCAGCACAGTCTTAA